The following are encoded together in the Drosophila sechellia strain sech25 chromosome 3R, ASM438219v1, whole genome shotgun sequence genome:
- the LOC6614010 gene encoding ras-related protein Rab-23, producing the protein MRLIQTATGGAAASVLQTHSQAQYNYTSMREDDIELAIKVVIVGNGGVGKSSMIQRYCKGIFTKDYKKTIGVDFLERQIEIDGEDVRIMLWDTAGQEEFDCITKAYYRGAQASVLVFSTTDRASFDAIKDWKRKVENECNEIPTVIVQNKIDLIEQAVVTADEVETLAKLLNCRLIRTSVKEDINVASVFRYLATKCHQLMTQSYDQAAGNQQNSSHPPYSSTPTISAFSPTFTKSSSGTIVLRPAKKGHGSSVARKRKIVLKKCGIL; encoded by the exons ATGCGTCTAATCCAAACGGCAACCGGCGGTGCTGCTGCGTCCGTTCTGCAGACCCACTCCCAGGCGCAGTACAACTACACCAGCATGCGTGAAGATGATATCGAGCTGGCCATTAAAGTG GTCATTGTTGGAAATGGTGGCGTTGGCAAGTCGTCAATGATACAGCGCTATTGCAAAGGCATTTTCACGAAGGACTACAAGAAGACGATTGGAGTGGACTTCCTAGAGCGACAGATCGAGATCGACGGCGAGGATGTGCGCATCATGCTGTGGGACACCGCCGGCCAGGAGGAGTTTGACTGCATCACAAAGGCGTACTACCGCGGCGCCCAGGCTTCCGTCCTGGTCTTCTCGACGACGGATCGAGCATCCTTCGACGCGATCAAGGATTGGAAGCGCAAGGTGGAGAACGAGTGCAACGAGATTCCCACAGTGATCGTGCAGAACAAGATTGATCTTATCGAACAGGCGGTGGTCACGGCCGACGAGGTGGAGACGCTGGCTAAGCTGCTCAACTGCCGGCTCATCCGCACCTCCGTCAAGGAGGACATTAACGTGGCGTCCGTGTTTCGCTACCTGGCCACCAAGTGCCATCAGCTAATGACTCAGAGCTACGACCAGGCGGCCGGAAACCAGCAAAACTCCAGCCATCCGCCGTACAGCAGCACGCCCACGATCAGCGCCTTCAGCCCGACCTTCACAAAGTCCAGCAGCGGCACCATCGTCCTCCGTCCGGCGAAGAAGGGCCATGGCTCCAGCGTGGCCCGGAAGCGAAAGATAGTGCTCAAGAAGTGCGGAATATTGTGA